The following are encoded in a window of Sphingobium sp. AP49 genomic DNA:
- a CDS encoding glycosyltransferase family 4 protein: MKIAQIAPLAESVPPKLYGGTERIVSYLTEALVHQGHEVTLFASGDSQTSAELVPITPAALRLTPGIVDTIPYHMMMLDAVRQRADEFDALHFHIDLLHLPMIQDFIGRTVTTLHGRLDLPDLPPFYRCFGDHCLVSISDHQRHPMPPVNWGATIYHGLPVDLLQPSLGADEGYLAFLGRISPEKRPDRAIRIAARAGIELRIAAKIDAVDRGYWEEEIAPLIKLYPNIRFIGEINEQQKADFLGGARALLFPIDWPEPFGLVMIEAMACGTPVIAFRCGSVPEIIEHGRSGFIVDSEDQAVDAVGQLRHLERARVRGAFDARFTAGRMAADYAALYHRLPGARTDAAWLRRQRGEESELQIVA; the protein is encoded by the coding sequence ATGAAGATCGCTCAAATCGCTCCCCTTGCTGAAAGTGTGCCGCCCAAGCTTTATGGGGGTACCGAACGGATCGTCTCCTATCTCACCGAGGCGTTAGTGCATCAGGGGCATGAAGTGACCTTGTTCGCGAGCGGCGATTCTCAGACATCGGCTGAGCTTGTTCCGATTACGCCGGCGGCGCTGCGACTGACCCCGGGGATCGTCGACACCATACCTTATCATATGATGATGCTAGATGCGGTGCGGCAAAGGGCCGACGAGTTTGATGCGCTCCATTTCCATATCGATCTTCTGCATCTGCCCATGATCCAGGATTTTATCGGACGTACCGTCACCACATTACATGGTCGACTGGACCTTCCCGATCTGCCGCCCTTCTACCGGTGTTTTGGCGATCACTGTCTCGTGTCGATCTCCGATCATCAGCGCCATCCCATGCCACCGGTCAATTGGGGTGCGACCATCTACCATGGTCTGCCGGTCGATCTGCTACAGCCGAGCCTCGGCGCCGATGAGGGGTATCTCGCTTTCCTCGGGCGCATTTCACCCGAGAAAAGACCGGACCGCGCCATTCGCATCGCAGCCCGGGCCGGCATCGAACTGCGAATTGCCGCAAAGATCGATGCTGTCGATAGGGGTTATTGGGAAGAGGAAATCGCGCCCCTCATCAAACTCTATCCCAATATTCGCTTTATCGGCGAGATCAACGAACAGCAGAAAGCGGATTTTCTCGGGGGTGCAAGGGCCTTGCTCTTCCCGATCGACTGGCCCGAGCCTTTCGGTCTTGTAATGATCGAAGCAATGGCTTGTGGGACACCGGTCATTGCGTTCCGATGCGGATCGGTGCCCGAGATCATCGAACATGGGCGCTCGGGTTTCATCGTGGACAGCGAGGACCAGGCGGTCGATGCGGTGGGCCAACTTCGTCATCTTGAGCGCGCAAGGGTGCGTGGCGCGTTCGACGCACGGTTCACGGCTGGCAGGATGGCCGCAGACTATGCTGCATTATATCACAGGCTGCCCGGCGCCCGTACGGATGCCGCCTGGCTGCGTCGCCAGCGCGGCGAGGAGTCGGAATTGCAGATCGTCGCATAA